The following are encoded together in the Acidicapsa ligni genome:
- the lon gene encoding endopeptidase La: protein MFSQSTNSQPGFQSSSNTNSDPQTAVPVTAKAYPVLPVRDTVLFPHAVLPLTVGRESSIQLIESLGDQRTIVVVAQRDPRQDAPQPDQLHEYGTLATVHKVVKMPNQSRFVFTEGTARVKLTRFSQTEPFLMAEVETVEDREATEANETASVEALQRNVISQFQQIVNASPTLSDELQTIAANIHEPGRAADFIASSLPFLTTADKQALLESSDVAVRLEKVTQFLAKEIEVQQLRNKIQTEVQDQVQQSQRDYYLREQLKAIQKELGEVDEGQRDNDELKEKIEAAGMPDDVKKEALKELSRLARMSPMAADSGLVRNYIEWLAALPWTRSSGTDVDISKAHEILNDDHYGLKKVKDRILDYLSVLELKPDMKGPILCFVGPPGVGKTSLGRSIARALGRKFQRVSLGGMHDEAEIRGHRRTYIGALPGQIMQSIRRADTNDPVIMLDELDKLGRDFRGDPAAALLETLDPEQNSTFRDNYLDVPFDLSKVLFICTANMLDPIPEPLLDRMEIIHLQGYTEEEKVHIAFKYLIPRQIAANGIDPALIEFPEEAVRHIVRHYTREAGVRKLEQVLGTVCRKQARRIVEGNKEKLVIDKETLQEFLGGVKVRVDMEVFDRTRRAGVAVGLAWTPAGGDVLFIEANRMKGKGGFTVTGQIGDVMQESMQAALTWVRSNANSLGLEEDFNSEVDLHIHVPAGAIPKDGPSAGVTMVTTLVSLMTNTPIRPFTAMTGEVTLSGNVLPVGGIKEKFLAARRAGVQHVILPADNRQDVEEDLTPAQTEGVTIHYASRVEEVLAAALPLLHARPQDNEASVNLGLGPVA from the coding sequence ATGTTTAGCCAATCGACCAATTCGCAACCCGGTTTTCAGTCCAGCTCTAATACCAATTCCGATCCCCAGACGGCAGTTCCGGTGACAGCGAAGGCGTACCCGGTATTGCCTGTACGCGATACGGTCCTTTTTCCCCATGCAGTTTTGCCGCTAACGGTTGGCCGCGAAAGCTCGATTCAGTTGATTGAGTCTCTCGGCGACCAGCGCACAATTGTGGTCGTTGCACAACGCGATCCGCGTCAGGATGCGCCGCAGCCCGATCAATTACACGAGTACGGCACCCTGGCTACCGTTCATAAGGTAGTCAAAATGCCAAATCAGAGCCGGTTTGTCTTCACCGAAGGCACAGCCAGGGTGAAGCTCACGCGGTTCAGCCAGACTGAGCCTTTCCTGATGGCGGAGGTTGAGACGGTCGAAGATCGCGAAGCTACAGAGGCCAACGAAACGGCATCCGTGGAGGCTTTGCAGCGAAACGTCATCTCGCAGTTTCAGCAGATCGTAAACGCTTCGCCTACCCTGTCGGATGAGTTGCAGACGATTGCCGCGAACATCCACGAGCCGGGACGTGCGGCGGATTTCATCGCTTCGTCACTTCCGTTCCTGACTACTGCCGACAAGCAGGCTTTGCTTGAGTCGTCGGACGTAGCTGTGCGCCTCGAAAAAGTGACCCAGTTCCTGGCCAAAGAGATCGAAGTTCAGCAGTTGCGGAACAAGATCCAGACCGAGGTACAGGACCAGGTACAGCAGTCCCAGCGCGATTACTACCTTCGCGAGCAGTTAAAGGCGATTCAAAAGGAACTGGGCGAAGTGGATGAAGGGCAAAGAGATAACGACGAGCTGAAAGAAAAGATTGAAGCCGCCGGAATGCCCGACGACGTCAAGAAAGAAGCTCTCAAAGAGTTGAGCCGGCTTGCTCGTATGTCTCCGATGGCTGCCGATTCAGGCCTGGTGAGGAACTATATTGAGTGGCTCGCTGCGCTTCCGTGGACCCGCAGTTCGGGTACGGATGTCGACATCAGTAAGGCTCACGAGATCCTCAATGACGACCACTACGGCCTGAAAAAGGTCAAAGATCGCATTCTGGATTACCTGAGCGTGCTCGAACTCAAGCCGGACATGAAGGGGCCGATTCTCTGCTTTGTCGGACCTCCGGGCGTCGGTAAGACTTCGCTGGGGCGGTCGATTGCCCGGGCGTTGGGCCGGAAGTTCCAGCGTGTTTCGCTGGGCGGTATGCATGACGAGGCGGAAATCCGCGGCCATCGCCGGACATATATCGGCGCGCTGCCGGGGCAGATCATGCAGTCAATTCGTCGCGCGGACACCAACGATCCGGTGATCATGCTCGACGAGCTCGACAAACTTGGGCGCGATTTCCGCGGCGATCCGGCTGCGGCGTTGCTTGAAACGCTGGATCCTGAGCAGAACTCGACCTTCCGGGATAACTACCTGGATGTGCCGTTCGATCTGTCCAAGGTGCTCTTTATCTGCACCGCGAACATGCTTGATCCCATCCCCGAGCCGCTGCTCGATCGTATGGAGATCATCCATTTGCAGGGTTATACCGAGGAGGAAAAGGTACATATTGCATTCAAGTACCTGATTCCAAGGCAGATTGCTGCGAATGGCATCGACCCGGCGTTGATCGAATTTCCCGAGGAGGCGGTTCGTCACATCGTTCGCCACTATACCCGTGAGGCTGGCGTACGCAAGCTGGAGCAGGTATTGGGTACGGTCTGCCGCAAGCAGGCCCGCCGAATCGTGGAAGGGAACAAGGAGAAACTTGTCATCGACAAGGAGACCCTGCAGGAGTTCCTCGGCGGCGTGAAGGTTCGCGTCGATATGGAAGTCTTTGACCGTACAAGAAGGGCTGGCGTAGCTGTCGGACTAGCTTGGACCCCGGCGGGTGGCGATGTTCTTTTCATCGAAGCCAACCGGATGAAGGGTAAGGGTGGCTTCACCGTCACCGGGCAGATTGGCGATGTCATGCAGGAGTCCATGCAGGCCGCTCTGACGTGGGTTCGCTCCAACGCCAACAGTCTTGGCCTGGAAGAGGACTTCAATTCAGAGGTCGATCTGCACATCCACGTACCGGCAGGAGCTATCCCCAAGGACGGTCCTTCAGCAGGTGTGACGATGGTTACGACGCTCGTTTCGCTGATGACCAACACGCCGATCCGGCCGTTTACGGCTATGACCGGCGAGGTTACGCTGAGTGGAAATGTACTCCCGGTCGGCGGCATCAAGGAGAAGTTCCTGGCTGCTCGCCGGGCTGGAGTCCAGCATGTGATCCTGCCTGCGGACAACCGTCAGGACGTCGAAGAGGATCTGACCCCAGCTCAGACAGAGGGTGTCACCATCCATTACGCAAGCCGCGTCGAGGAGGTACTGGCAGCAGCATTGCCACTCCTCCACGCTCGACCACAGGATAATGAAGCCTCAGTTAATCTTGGCCTTGGACCGGTAGCCTAA
- a CDS encoding M20 family metallo-hydrolase yields MLEPTPSVEIRGLMAELETLASISEAAAPSKITAPHKVTASSEIIAPVVTRVVFSNADLRARAYVKDLCQAAGLSIREDAVGNTFCRWAGSEPGLPAVATGSHIDAIPNAGAYDGTVGVLGGLEAIRALQRVGFQPRRSIELVIFTAEEPTRFGIGCLGSRMMGGVLSPEQALALRDRDGRGLEELRTAAGFTGNLKTVALASGHFHGFVELHIEQGPLLEREGLDLGIVTHIAAPASMRIAVEGEGGHAGAMLMPDRHDALAAAAELILALEAAAKTTGVIDTVATVGVCEVFPGAVNSVPSRVLLETDIRDTDASRRDGVLASLRVAAEEIASRRGVRIGFKLINADPPATCDTGILQAVQSATEQSGYTSKRMVSRAYHDSLFVARFAPVAMIFIPCRGGVSHRPDEYASPEWIAAGVDVLARTLAVLAS; encoded by the coding sequence ATGCTCGAACCGACGCCGTCTGTTGAAATTCGCGGGTTGATGGCAGAGCTGGAAACGCTCGCTTCCATTTCCGAGGCCGCTGCGCCGTCCAAAATCACAGCGCCCCACAAAGTCACAGCATCGTCCGAAATTATTGCACCTGTGGTCACGCGCGTAGTTTTCAGCAACGCTGACCTGCGCGCCCGGGCATACGTGAAAGATCTCTGCCAGGCGGCCGGACTCTCCATCCGCGAAGACGCCGTCGGCAACACCTTTTGCCGTTGGGCCGGATCGGAGCCAGGCCTGCCCGCGGTCGCGACCGGTTCGCACATTGATGCCATTCCGAACGCCGGAGCCTACGACGGAACGGTCGGCGTACTCGGCGGGCTGGAGGCGATTCGCGCTCTGCAACGAGTCGGATTCCAGCCTCGGCGGTCGATCGAACTTGTGATCTTTACCGCCGAGGAGCCGACCCGTTTCGGCATCGGATGCCTGGGAAGCCGGATGATGGGCGGGGTGCTTTCGCCGGAACAAGCTCTCGCGCTCCGCGACAGGGATGGCCGTGGGCTTGAGGAACTGAGAACGGCTGCGGGGTTCACCGGAAACTTGAAGACCGTGGCGCTCGCCTCCGGCCACTTTCATGGATTTGTGGAGCTGCATATCGAGCAGGGTCCGCTGCTCGAACGCGAGGGTCTGGATCTCGGCATCGTGACCCATATCGCCGCGCCTGCCTCCATGCGGATCGCGGTTGAAGGTGAAGGCGGACACGCCGGGGCCATGCTCATGCCCGACCGACACGATGCCCTGGCGGCCGCCGCCGAACTGATTCTCGCGCTCGAAGCAGCAGCCAAAACGACAGGAGTCATCGACACGGTGGCGACGGTCGGCGTCTGCGAAGTCTTCCCCGGAGCGGTCAATTCAGTTCCATCCCGGGTGCTGCTCGAAACAGATATCCGCGACACCGATGCCAGTCGAAGGGACGGCGTGTTGGCCAGCCTGAGAGTTGCGGCTGAGGAAATAGCTTCGCGGCGCGGAGTTCGAATCGGCTTTAAACTCATCAACGCCGACCCGCCCGCAACCTGCGATACCGGCATCCTGCAGGCAGTGCAATCCGCAACGGAACAGTCAGGCTATACCAGCAAAAGGATGGTAAGCAGGGCCTATCATGACTCACTCTTCGTAGCCCGGTTCGCACCCGTCGCCATGATCTTCATCCCTTGCCGAGGCGGAGTGAGCCATCGTCCAGATGAATACGCCTCCCCGGAATGGATCGCTGCCGGTGTAGATGTGCTCGCACGAACACTTGCTGTTTTGGCATCTTGA
- the allE gene encoding (S)-ureidoglycine aminohydrolase — translation MQHLGATRSSLKADHLLQTPDTFIRTPLPGSSGVEFVIHIGPQLGAGFTQMTAEFTEDGTLASAPAGVERFLYLLEGHVELEISDGPSYALAPGQFAYLPANTPHRVRARNVSKAVVIEKFYEPVADSVADSAQPKVVVGDEATIQSEALGGDEALQVKRLVPDGINFDFAVNTMTYAPGASLALVEVHLMEHGLLMLEGGGIYRLGDSWYPVSAGDFIWMAPYCPQWFGAIGKTPAKYLIYKDWNRHPLGA, via the coding sequence GTGCAACATCTGGGAGCAACTCGAAGCAGCCTGAAGGCCGATCATCTTCTGCAAACGCCGGATACGTTCATTCGTACACCTCTGCCCGGGTCTTCGGGGGTGGAGTTTGTCATTCATATTGGGCCTCAGTTGGGTGCAGGATTCACGCAGATGACGGCGGAGTTCACCGAAGATGGCACCCTGGCTTCTGCTCCCGCAGGCGTTGAGCGGTTTCTATATCTGCTCGAAGGCCACGTAGAACTGGAAATCTCAGACGGCCCCAGCTATGCACTGGCCCCCGGCCAATTTGCCTACCTGCCCGCAAATACTCCGCACCGGGTCAGAGCCCGCAACGTCTCAAAGGCCGTAGTCATCGAAAAATTCTACGAGCCAGTTGCCGACTCTGTTGCCGACTCTGCCCAGCCTAAGGTAGTCGTTGGCGACGAAGCGACCATCCAGTCCGAAGCGCTCGGCGGCGATGAAGCTCTACAGGTCAAGCGCCTGGTACCGGACGGAATCAACTTCGATTTTGCCGTGAACACCATGACCTACGCTCCAGGGGCATCGCTGGCCCTGGTCGAGGTACATCTCATGGAGCACGGCCTGCTGATGCTGGAGGGCGGCGGAATCTATCGTCTCGGCGATAGCTGGTATCCCGTCTCGGCGGGCGATTTTATCTGGATGGCTCCCTACTGCCCGCAATGGTTTGGGGCGATAGGGAAAACTCCCGCCAAATATCTCATCTATAAAGACTGGAACCGTCACCCTCTGGGAGCCTAA
- a CDS encoding allantoate amidohydrolase has product MSDRTRAAAVLAECQLLATMTEEPGRTTRRFLTPPVAQVHAYLRRRMEELGMAVSIDAVGNLRGCLQSDASMQKRLVIGSHIDTVPDAGAFDGVLGVVLALHLAAEARASSLPLAIEVVAFSEEEGVRFGVPFLGSRAMAGRFDPALLALTDAEGISVGQAIANFGLNSGLNLALNSGPGIGAIEEAIVGEDAIGFFEIHIEQGPVLEAEGLSVAVVTAIVGQTRCKFSFQGRANHAGTTPMHLRQDAMTTAAEWILAVEALANKTDGLVATVGRIVAQPNAGNVIAANVRVSLDLRHARDFVREEAIDTLTRQAEAIAARRGVRCEARRLLEQVAVPMDEEMTALLAESVAAAGFAERHMTSGAGHDAMVMATRLPTAMLFLRSPGGVSHHPDETVLEADVEAALKIGGLFLRRLCARSDWKR; this is encoded by the coding sequence ATGAGTGATCGAACGAGGGCCGCCGCAGTCCTTGCCGAATGCCAGTTGCTTGCAACCATGACCGAAGAACCGGGGCGCACGACCCGGCGGTTTCTGACTCCGCCCGTCGCCCAGGTTCATGCCTATCTTCGCAGGCGTATGGAAGAGCTGGGCATGGCGGTTTCCATCGACGCGGTCGGCAACCTGCGCGGCTGCCTTCAATCGGACGCGTCTATGCAAAAGCGCCTGGTGATTGGTTCGCATATCGATACTGTTCCCGATGCCGGGGCGTTTGATGGTGTGCTTGGGGTTGTTCTGGCCTTGCACCTCGCGGCTGAGGCTCGGGCGAGTTCCCTGCCTCTGGCGATTGAGGTCGTAGCGTTTTCAGAGGAAGAGGGTGTGCGATTCGGTGTTCCATTTCTCGGTAGCCGGGCGATGGCCGGTCGCTTCGATCCTGCTCTGCTGGCGCTCACGGATGCCGAGGGCATCTCGGTGGGGCAGGCCATTGCCAACTTTGGACTCAACTCAGGATTGAACTTAGCGCTCAATTCAGGGCCGGGCATTGGCGCAATCGAGGAGGCAATCGTGGGCGAAGATGCGATTGGCTTTTTTGAAATTCACATTGAGCAGGGCCCGGTGCTTGAGGCCGAAGGGCTGTCCGTCGCTGTCGTCACCGCCATTGTGGGGCAGACGCGCTGCAAATTCAGTTTTCAGGGGCGTGCCAACCATGCCGGAACGACTCCGATGCATTTGCGGCAGGATGCCATGACCACTGCGGCCGAATGGATTCTGGCCGTCGAGGCGTTGGCCAACAAGACGGACGGGTTGGTCGCGACCGTGGGCAGGATCGTTGCGCAGCCCAATGCCGGAAACGTGATCGCCGCCAATGTGCGCGTGAGCCTCGATCTTCGCCACGCCCGGGATTTCGTTCGCGAGGAGGCCATCGACACGTTGACCCGGCAGGCCGAAGCGATCGCGGCCAGGCGCGGAGTGCGATGCGAGGCTCGCCGTCTGCTGGAGCAGGTCGCGGTTCCGATGGACGAGGAGATGACGGCATTGCTGGCGGAATCTGTTGCGGCTGCCGGATTTGCAGAGCGGCACATGACCAGCGGCGCGGGCCACGACGCAATGGTGATGGCCACGCGTCTACCGACTGCCATGCTCTTTTTGCGCTCCCCGGGTGGGGTCAGTCATCATCCCGACGAAACCGTTCTCGAGGCGGATGTTGAGGCGGCGCTAAAAATTGGCGGATTGTTTTTGCGCCGGCTGTGTGCCCGGAGCGATTGGAAGCGATAG
- the allB gene encoding allantoinase AllB has product MAQGFRESTSQSPAENWKETRTWAFRSTRVVTTEGVRPAILLVKAGRIFEVAEWGNVPPDAHLRDYGDFVLMPGMVDTHVHINDAGDGDGNRIAWEGFATATQAAAAGGVTTLVDMPLNSVPGTLSPDALEAKRKAAEGKAWVDWVAWGGIVGNGGIGGNEEQLLPLAEAGVAGFKCFLVPSGIDDFAWVDEPQLRVALDKLHGSGLPLLAHAELAGPVEQATALLNSEQRDWRKYATYLASRPDEAELEAIEMLIALAVVFDTPLHVVHLSSAQALPILKKARAAGLKITVETCPQYLWFASEEIPDGATEYKCAPPIRSAANRDALWNGLREGVIDMIATDHSPCEPELKQKETGRFDEAWGGIASLGLALPIVWTGLKHRGRDLESKDLEARDLELLSKWLAQEPARLAGLAGVAGVEGRQGQKGALAIGYDADVVIFDPDEEWTVTEQDLRFRHKLSPYLGAQLRGRVLETYLRGECIFWGRGSDAVMDPVPRGRELRRNA; this is encoded by the coding sequence ATGGCACAGGGTTTTCGTGAAAGTACGAGTCAATCTCCTGCGGAAAACTGGAAAGAAACGCGCACATGGGCGTTCCGGTCAACGCGAGTCGTAACGACAGAAGGTGTACGGCCCGCAATTCTGCTGGTAAAAGCCGGGCGTATCTTCGAAGTAGCCGAGTGGGGAAATGTACCGCCAGATGCGCATCTGCGTGACTATGGCGACTTCGTCCTGATGCCGGGCATGGTCGACACACATGTTCACATCAATGATGCGGGGGATGGAGATGGCAACCGCATCGCGTGGGAGGGATTTGCCACGGCGACCCAGGCAGCAGCCGCAGGCGGTGTAACTACGCTTGTGGATATGCCGCTTAACTCCGTACCGGGAACTCTGTCACCGGATGCACTCGAAGCCAAGCGAAAAGCTGCCGAAGGAAAAGCCTGGGTTGATTGGGTAGCCTGGGGTGGAATCGTCGGCAACGGGGGCATCGGCGGCAATGAGGAGCAGTTGCTTCCGCTGGCCGAGGCAGGCGTTGCGGGATTTAAATGCTTCCTGGTGCCATCCGGCATTGACGATTTTGCCTGGGTCGATGAACCGCAGCTACGCGTAGCTCTCGACAAGCTGCACGGTTCCGGACTGCCGTTGCTGGCGCATGCGGAGCTGGCCGGGCCTGTCGAACAGGCGACGGCGCTTCTCAACTCCGAGCAGCGCGACTGGCGAAAATATGCCACCTATCTCGCCTCCAGGCCGGATGAGGCGGAGTTGGAAGCGATCGAGATGCTGATTGCACTGGCCGTCGTCTTCGACACGCCGCTGCATGTGGTGCATCTATCGAGTGCTCAGGCGTTGCCCATTCTGAAAAAGGCTCGCGCTGCCGGGCTGAAGATTACTGTCGAGACCTGCCCGCAATATCTATGGTTTGCCTCGGAAGAGATTCCCGATGGAGCGACGGAGTACAAGTGTGCGCCGCCGATTCGCAGCGCGGCAAACCGCGACGCTCTCTGGAACGGATTGCGCGAGGGCGTGATCGACATGATTGCTACCGACCACTCCCCATGTGAACCCGAGTTGAAACAGAAGGAAACCGGGCGTTTCGATGAGGCCTGGGGCGGAATCGCGAGCCTTGGGCTGGCGCTGCCGATTGTGTGGACCGGCCTGAAGCACCGTGGCAGAGATCTGGAATCCAAAGATCTGGAAGCCAGGGATCTGGAATTGCTCTCCAAATGGCTGGCCCAGGAACCGGCACGCCTGGCGGGGCTGGCTGGTGTAGCTGGAGTTGAGGGCAGGCAAGGACAAAAAGGCGCCCTCGCTATTGGATATGACGCCGATGTCGTGATCTTCGATCCGGATGAAGAGTGGACTGTGACGGAGCAGGATCTTCGCTTCCGGCATAAGCTTTCGCCTTATCTTGGAGCGCAACTTCGCGGACGTGTGCTTGAAACCTATCTCCGTGGCGAATGCATTTTCTGGGGGCGCGGTTCCGATGCCGTCATGGACCCGGTGCCGCGAGGACGCGAATTGCGGCGAAATGCATGA
- a CDS encoding nucleoside deaminase, with amino-acid sequence MYRRYALLNQPNPAHLRRAIALATENVLSGKGGPFAAVIVRDGEVIAEAANSVTTSNDPTAHGEVNAIRAACKALGTFTLTGCEIYSSCEPCPMCLAAIYWARLDALYYGSNQQDAARAGFDDAYLYDELRKVYADRSIPSQQLLQADAWECFSAWIDHPAKVDY; translated from the coding sequence GTGTATCGGAGGTATGCCCTGCTCAATCAGCCAAATCCAGCTCATCTTCGCCGCGCTATTGCACTCGCGACCGAAAACGTACTCTCCGGCAAAGGCGGCCCGTTCGCTGCAGTGATTGTTCGCGATGGAGAAGTTATTGCAGAGGCAGCCAATTCCGTCACTACGAGCAATGATCCCACAGCTCACGGCGAAGTGAACGCGATTCGTGCAGCATGCAAAGCGCTGGGCACATTCACGCTGACAGGCTGTGAGATTTACTCCAGTTGCGAACCATGCCCGATGTGCCTGGCCGCCATCTATTGGGCCCGGCTCGACGCGCTCTATTACGGCAGCAATCAGCAGGATGCAGCCAGGGCTGGCTTTGACGATGCCTATCTCTATGACGAGTTGCGTAAGGTGTACGCGGACCGCAGCATCCCCTCGCAGCAACTGCTTCAGGCCGATGCATGGGAGTGCTTTTCAGCGTGGATCGATCATCCGGCAAAAGTGGATTACTGA
- a CDS encoding cobalamin-independent methionine synthase II family protein: MAIPTELIGSIPRPPELIQAMVSFQAGIVSSEVLNEAYVAALKDTIARLEQTGSPVLSDGEQTKPSFATYPLSGLTNLAPDGVVIPFADGHQRPLPRLTARPFRYGIHASSYLKAARSYTQRPIKQAVISASALSLLYPSDGIAGYAREEFVADLLDEAETDIRGALDAGADSVQIDFTEGRLSLKLDPSGGLLRSFIALNNHVLDRFSAEERCLIGVHVCPGGDHDSTHSADVDYAGLLPDLFQMRVGRFYLQMASEPDRGRVLKLVRDLAAQVSDAKPLVFIGVIDPINPRVESAMEVRERVLEAASFLPPEQLGTTDDCGFAPFADDTSTARETAFRKIQARVEGTEMAARELGI; encoded by the coding sequence ATGGCGATTCCGACTGAGTTGATTGGCAGCATACCTCGTCCTCCTGAATTGATTCAGGCAATGGTTTCTTTTCAAGCCGGCATCGTGAGTTCAGAGGTGTTGAACGAAGCCTACGTGGCAGCCCTCAAGGACACGATTGCGCGTCTGGAGCAGACGGGATCGCCGGTGCTCTCCGATGGCGAACAGACGAAGCCAAGCTTTGCCACCTATCCCCTGAGCGGCCTTACAAATCTTGCGCCGGATGGTGTGGTGATTCCGTTTGCGGATGGACATCAGCGCCCGTTGCCGCGACTGACTGCCCGTCCGTTTCGATATGGAATTCATGCGTCGAGTTATCTCAAGGCCGCGCGCAGTTATACGCAACGGCCAATCAAGCAGGCGGTGATTTCGGCTTCCGCATTGAGTCTGCTCTATCCGAGCGACGGCATTGCCGGGTATGCCCGGGAAGAATTTGTAGCCGATCTGCTGGACGAGGCCGAGACAGATATTCGCGGCGCTCTCGATGCAGGCGCGGATAGTGTGCAGATTGATTTCACCGAGGGACGGTTGTCTTTAAAGCTCGATCCGAGCGGTGGATTACTGCGAAGTTTTATCGCGCTGAATAACCATGTGCTGGATCGATTCTCTGCCGAGGAACGTTGTCTCATTGGCGTGCATGTATGCCCCGGTGGGGATCATGATTCGACTCACTCTGCGGATGTGGACTATGCAGGTTTGTTACCGGATTTATTCCAGATGCGGGTCGGTCGCTTTTACCTGCAGATGGCGAGTGAGCCGGATCGTGGGCGTGTGTTGAAGCTGGTGAGAGATCTGGCTGCGCAGGTTTCCGATGCAAAGCCCCTGGTCTTCATCGGTGTTATCGATCCGATTAATCCTCGTGTGGAGAGTGCGATGGAAGTGCGTGAGCGCGTTCTGGAGGCGGCATCTTTTCTGCCACCGGAGCAACTGGGGACAACGGATGATTGCGGCTTTGCGCCCTTTGCGGACGATACATCCACTGCTCGTGAAACTGCTTTCCGCAAGATTCAGGCGAGGGTTGAGGGAACAGAGATGGCAGCGCGCGAACTTGGTATTTGA
- a CDS encoding NCS1 family nucleobase:cation symporter-1, whose protein sequence is MSTAASAIDSTLINDDLAPTTAAQRTWGTYNYIALWFSMSMEITTYQLASSLIAKGMDWKQAVGTVLLGNLIVLVPMLLNAHAGARYGIPFPVFIRAPFGVRGANLPAILRALVACGWFGIQTWIGGMAIHSMLLVAWPGVAQAEWVLWACFLGFWLLNMVVVWRGVESIRYLQGFGAPFMFVMAAALLIWVRVKAGSFGSMLSTPSRFHSWHEFLPVFFPTLTGIVGYWATLALNIPDFTRYSKSQGAQIVGQGFGLPVAMTLYTFVGIACTSASVVLFGEPIWNPITLIGRFHQPVIAFVALIAILVATLNVNIGANVVSPSNDFSNLYPRLISYRTGGMITGFLGLAMQPWKLLATPDAYIFGWLEGYSGLLGPVAGIMICDYFFIRRTKLDVNSLYHRDGIYHYSKGINPRAIIALVVGVVVALIGMFVPTLRFLYDYSWFVGFFLAALIYAFLMHLSPVPIMEQGMKPNKGPINVQH, encoded by the coding sequence TTGAGCACAGCCGCAAGCGCCATCGACTCTACTCTCATCAATGACGACCTCGCGCCCACGACAGCCGCACAGCGTACATGGGGAACCTATAACTACATTGCGCTCTGGTTCTCCATGTCGATGGAAATTACGACTTATCAACTTGCAAGCTCGCTCATAGCGAAGGGCATGGACTGGAAGCAGGCAGTCGGTACCGTGTTGCTCGGCAACCTTATCGTGCTCGTCCCGATGCTGCTCAACGCACATGCCGGAGCCCGGTATGGCATTCCGTTTCCAGTCTTTATTCGCGCACCTTTCGGTGTTCGTGGCGCCAACCTCCCGGCAATCCTGCGTGCGCTCGTTGCATGCGGCTGGTTTGGTATTCAAACATGGATCGGTGGCATGGCCATTCACTCCATGCTGCTGGTGGCATGGCCCGGCGTTGCGCAGGCAGAGTGGGTTCTCTGGGCTTGCTTTCTCGGCTTCTGGTTATTGAACATGGTGGTGGTGTGGCGCGGCGTCGAATCCATTCGCTATCTACAGGGCTTTGGAGCGCCGTTCATGTTTGTGATGGCTGCTGCGTTGTTGATCTGGGTGCGCGTCAAGGCAGGCAGTTTTGGCTCGATGCTTTCAACTCCGAGCAGGTTTCATTCATGGCATGAATTCCTGCCTGTCTTCTTTCCAACACTCACAGGAATCGTCGGCTACTGGGCAACCCTCGCTTTAAACATTCCGGACTTCACTCGCTATTCAAAATCACAAGGCGCGCAGATTGTTGGACAGGGCTTTGGCCTGCCTGTCGCAATGACTCTGTATACCTTTGTCGGCATCGCGTGTACCTCGGCATCGGTTGTATTGTTTGGTGAGCCCATCTGGAACCCGATAACTCTGATAGGTCGTTTCCATCAGCCGGTTATAGCGTTCGTCGCACTTATCGCCATACTTGTAGCGACGCTCAACGTCAACATAGGAGCCAACGTAGTCTCCCCATCAAATGATTTTTCCAACCTGTATCCGAGGCTGATCAGCTATCGCACCGGAGGCATGATTACCGGCTTTCTAGGACTGGCGATGCAGCCCTGGAAGCTGCTCGCCACTCCGGATGCCTATATCTTCGGATGGCTTGAGGGCTACTCCGGATTGCTGGGACCGGTGGCAGGAATCATGATCTGTGATTACTTCTTTATCCGCAGGACAAAGCTCGATGTGAACTCGCTCTATCACCGCGACGGAATCTATCACTACAGCAAAGGCATCAACCCGCGCGCGATTATCGCGCTCGTAGTTGGCGTTGTTGTTGCATTGATAGGCATGTTCGTTCCAACGTTGCGTTTCCTTTACGACTACAGTTGGTTCGTCGGATTTTTTCTCGCAGCGCTGATCTATGCATTCCTCATGCACTTATCCCCTGTGCCGATTATGGAGCAGGGCATGAAGCCGAACAAAGGCCCAATTAACGTCCAGCATTGA